From a region of the Lactuca sativa cultivar Salinas chromosome 4, Lsat_Salinas_v11, whole genome shotgun sequence genome:
- the LOC111884907 gene encoding thioredoxin-like 4, chloroplastic → MSWSIHSALHKHRIILTCAKFKNGKTEFKNPSTFPSSLLHTSSILKNNRKLPLIQYHYHHPLRCIMSNGDEEELSDEDEELCPVECVREIKKDEELLSVLEKAKEANSLVVVDFYRTSCGSCKYIEQGFAKLCRGLGDEEAPVIFLKHNVIDEYDEQSDIAERLRIKAVPLFHFYKNGILLEAFATRDKERIKGAIEKYTAPASSTPAAAAQNS, encoded by the exons ATGTCATGGTCTATACATTCTGCACTACATAAACATCGAATCATCTTAACTTGTGCAAAATTCAAAAATGGGAAAACAGAATTCAAGAATCCTTCGACTTTTCCCTCTTCTCTTCTACATACAAGTTCCATATTGAAGAATAATAGGAAATTGCCATTGATTCAGTATCATTATCatcatccgctccgatgtattaTGAGTAATGGAGATGAAGAAGAGTTGTCTGATGAAGATGAGGAGCTTTGTCCAGTTGAATGCGTGAGAGAAATCAAGAAAGATGAGGAATTACTCtcagttttagaaaaagcaaaagaaGCTAATTCATTAGTTGTGGTTGATTTCTATCGAACTTCATGTGGTAGTTGCAAATATATAGAACAAGGATTCGCAAAATTGTGCAGAGGGTTGGGTGATGAAGAGGCCCCTGTTATCTTCTTAAAACATAAT GTGATTGATGAATACGATGAACAATCAGATATAGCAGAAAGACTTCGAATTAAG GCAGTGCCTCtgtttcatttttataaaaatggaatATTATTGGAAGCTTTTGCAACGAGAGATAAGGAGCGGATTAAAGGGGCTATAGAGAAATATACAGCACCTGCTTCTTCTACTCCTGCTGCTGCTGCTCAAAATTCGTAA
- the LOC128133313 gene encoding uncharacterized protein LOC128133313 isoform X1, producing MVRSKIGLLDKYRISLRFHHPELNYYIAIVEDVDVRMLINVIKCSGGRAVKVFVVVDEVEEVNGGGEIGNEVVGNLCSFKGSNDPIGTFNTPSVPQFHSVAENVNVSYSPIQYVDPENYKYVGDDDVGTYLNHVGGRCDDVAEQEVKLMNRRVVDKTKKKKNSTQKNEKNHVYGHCVDVGDVCLDITELQSNSDRDELGDEVKAKYPDNLFYGMPPVPAWPVDNNEDIPTQMVDINLQKIQCESIFKNKELLKRCIGKKCLREGFQTRTSRSTKSRYEAVCVSKNCSWLLRAKAIKNTDGLFQVNKFVDVHTCSSTLLQPNHRQANKYVLGEYVADVLAEDYSRVYRGKEIVNDMNAQLNINISYHQAWRAKQYALLSLRGTKEDSFTKLPAYCHNLAKHNPGTVTHIKTDADDRFEFLYVALGCSVRAFVNFCKPTLVVDGAHLKGEFKGTMLLAVTKDGQNQILPVAYGICKNECTDSWT from the exons atggtaagaagcaaaattggtttgttagacaaatatagaattagtcttcgtttccaccatcctgaattaaattattatatagctatagttgaagacgtggatgttagaatgttgataaacgtaatcaaatgtagtggaggaagggctgtgaaagtgtttgtggtggttgatgaagttgaggaggttaatgggggcggtgaaattggaaacgaagttgttggtaatttatgcagttttaaagggagcaacgatccgataggtactttcaatactcctagtgtacctcagtttcacagtgttgctgaaaatgttaatgttagttattcacctattcaatatgtggatcccgagaattacaagtatgttggtgatgatgatgttggtacatatcttaatcatgttggtggtcgttgtgatgatgttgccgaacaagaagttaaacttatgaataggcgtgtggtagataaaactaaaaagaaaaaaaattcaactcaaaaaaatgaaaaaaatcatgtttacgggcattgtgttgatgttggtgatgtatgtttagatataaccgagctacaaagtaattccgatagagatgagttgggtgatgaagttaaagctaagtatcccgataaccttttttacggtatgccccctgtaccagcatggccagttgataataatgaagatatcccaacacagatggtagacattaatcttcaaaagattcaatgtgagagtatatttaaaaacaaagaacttttaaagcggtgtattggtaaaaaatgtcttcgagaaggtttccagacgaggacaagtagatccaccaaatcaaggtatgaagctgtgtgtgtttcgaaaaattgttcttggttactaagagcaaaagcaattaaaaatactgatggacttttccaagtgaataaatttgttgatgtacacacatgttcttcaacattgttgcaacctaatcatcgacaagcaaacaaatatgttttgggtgaatatgttgctgatgttttggctgaagactatagtagagtttatcggggaaaagaaattgttaatgatatgaatgctcaattgaatatcaatatctcataccatcaggcatggcgtgcgaaacaatatgcattgttgtcgttaaggggtacgaaagaggattcttttaccaaacttccggcgtattgtcacaacttggccaaacataatccgggtactgtcacacatattaaaacagatgctgatgatcggtttgagtttttgtacgtcgcactcggttgctcg gtacgagcttttgtcaatttttgtaagccgaccctagtagtagatggagctcacctaaagggcgagttcaaaggtaccatgctacttgcagttactaaggacggacaaaatcaaatattaccggttgcatatggtatatgcaaaaatgagtgtactgattcttggacatga
- the LOC128133313 gene encoding uncharacterized protein LOC128133313 isoform X2: protein MVRSKIGLLDKYRISLRFHHPELNYYIAIVEDVDVRMLINVIKCSGGRAVKVFVVVDEVEEVNGGGEIGNEVVGNLCSFKGSNDPIDITELQSNSDRDELGDEVKAKYPDNLFYGMPPVPAWPVDNNEDIPTQMVDINLQKIQCESIFKNKELLKRCIGKKCLREGFQTRTSRSTKSRYEAVCVSKNCSWLLRAKAIKNTDGLFQVNKFVDVHTCSSTLLQPNHRQANKYVLGEYVADVLAEDYSRVYRGKEIVNDMNAQLNINISYHQAWRAKQYALLSLRGTKEDSFTKLPAYCHNLAKHNPGTVTHIKTDADDRFEFLYVALGCSVRAFVNFCKPTLVVDGAHLKGEFKGTMLLAVTKDGQNQILPVAYGICKNECTDSWT from the exons atggtaagaagcaaaattggtttgttagacaaatatagaattagtcttcgtttccaccatcctgaattaaattattatatagctatagttgaagacgtggatgttagaatgttgataaacgtaatcaaatgtagtggaggaagggctgtgaaagtgtttgtggtggttgatgaagttgaggaggttaatgggggcggtgaaattggaaacgaagttgttggtaatttatgcagttttaaagggagcaacgatccgatag atataaccgagctacaaagtaattccgatagagatgagttgggtgatgaagttaaagctaagtatcccgataaccttttttacggtatgccccctgtaccagcatggccagttgataataatgaagatatcccaacacagatggtagacattaatcttcaaaagattcaatgtgagagtatatttaaaaacaaagaacttttaaagcggtgtattggtaaaaaatgtcttcgagaaggtttccagacgaggacaagtagatccaccaaatcaaggtatgaagctgtgtgtgtttcgaaaaattgttcttggttactaagagcaaaagcaattaaaaatactgatggacttttccaagtgaataaatttgttgatgtacacacatgttcttcaacattgttgcaacctaatcatcgacaagcaaacaaatatgttttgggtgaatatgttgctgatgttttggctgaagactatagtagagtttatcggggaaaagaaattgttaatgatatgaatgctcaattgaatatcaatatctcataccatcaggcatggcgtgcgaaacaatatgcattgttgtcgttaaggggtacgaaagaggattcttttaccaaacttccggcgtattgtcacaacttggccaaacataatccgggtactgtcacacatattaaaacagatgctgatgatcggtttgagtttttgtacgtcgcactcggttgctcg gtacgagcttttgtcaatttttgtaagccgaccctagtagtagatggagctcacctaaagggcgagttcaaaggtaccatgctacttgcagttactaaggacggacaaaatcaaatattaccggttgcatatggtatatgcaaaaatgagtgtactgattcttggacatga
- the LOC128133907 gene encoding uncharacterized protein LOC128133907 produces the protein MPPNFFVSHALEEGQDWRAFMAGIATYPNFMVAWWDVDTVLLPIHSSPNHWLFGELRLASMEVHIYDSLGRGAYEKFQSEGIFSKFERRVANYLDKIKYWAWRNIPRIPLNMQFIYEENVPQQSSHLGDCGVFLCMFMEQLVSGQPIRVLIDPKNAALEFRLRMAKIIWGSSLAPL, from the exons atgcctccaaatttttttgtttctcatgctttggaagaaggacaggactggagggcgtttatggctggtattgctacataccccaacttcatggttgcttggtgggatgttgatacg gtcttattgccgattcattcatcccctaatcattggctatttggggaactacgattagcgtcaatggaagtgcatatttatgacagtcttggtagaggtgcttatgaaaaattccaatccgaaggaatcttttccaaatttgaacgtcgggtggcaaattatttggacaagattaagtattgggcgtggaggaacatcccaaggattccattgaatatgcaattcatttatgaagaaaacgttccccaacaaagtagtcatttgggagattgcggtgtttttctttgtatgtttatggagcaattggtttcaggtcaaccaatacgtgttcttattgacccaaagaacgcagctttagagttccgtctccggatggcaaaaattatttgggggtctagtcttgctcctctgtag